A section of the Vibrio vulnificus CMCP6 genome encodes:
- the rnm gene encoding RNase RNM, translated as MRIDLHSHTTASDGRFSPQELIERALTFDLDVLAVTDHDTVEALAEIHRYVDEKQLPIKIINGIEISTVWQNKDIHVVGLNVDPNNMTLNQLIEQQQEHRVNRAELIAQRLQKATREGVLEEVRQIADGAPITRAHFAKWLVDNGYAKTMQQVFKKYLTRNNPGYVPPNWCSIDDAVKAIHAAGGQAVLAHPARYNLTAKWLKRLLQAFVEAGGDAMEVAQPQQSQQERRNLADYAIQYKLLASQGSDFHYPSPWMELGRNLWLPAGVEPVWKDWGLEPVDKIQTVSTIAPEL; from the coding sequence ATGAGAATAGATTTACATAGCCACACGACGGCCTCGGATGGTCGTTTTTCACCGCAAGAACTCATCGAGCGAGCCCTTACGTTTGACTTGGATGTGCTCGCGGTGACCGATCATGATACGGTAGAAGCGTTGGCGGAAATACATCGTTATGTCGATGAGAAGCAATTGCCAATTAAAATCATTAATGGCATTGAAATATCCACGGTTTGGCAGAATAAAGACATCCATGTCGTGGGATTAAATGTTGATCCTAACAACATGACACTGAATCAACTGATTGAGCAGCAACAAGAACATCGTGTTAACCGCGCTGAGCTGATTGCACAACGTTTGCAAAAAGCGACACGGGAAGGTGTGCTCGAAGAGGTGCGACAAATCGCTGATGGAGCGCCGATTACCCGTGCTCACTTTGCCAAATGGCTGGTGGATAATGGTTATGCCAAAACGATGCAGCAGGTGTTTAAAAAATACTTAACGCGTAACAACCCGGGTTATGTCCCGCCAAACTGGTGTTCAATTGATGACGCAGTGAAAGCCATTCATGCCGCAGGGGGCCAAGCGGTGCTTGCACACCCAGCGCGATACAACTTGACGGCGAAATGGTTGAAACGCTTGTTACAAGCCTTTGTCGAGGCCGGTGGCGATGCGATGGAAGTAGCGCAGCCACAACAATCGCAGCAAGAAAGGCGCAATTTGGCTGATTATGCAATACAATACAAACTATTAGCTTCCCAAGGCAGTGATTTTCATTATCCGTCTCCGTGGATGGAATTGGGAAGAAACCTCTGGTTACCCGCGGGGGTTGAACCAGTGTGGAAAGATTGGGGTTTAGAACCGGTAGACAAAATTCAAACCGTGTCTACGATTGCCCCAGAGCTATAG